From one Cynocephalus volans isolate mCynVol1 chromosome X, mCynVol1.pri, whole genome shotgun sequence genomic stretch:
- the STARD8 gene encoding stAR-related lipid transfer protein 8 isoform X2 — protein MAEARGWGPALRLPKPRTWTPWGMKGARWDPPRWKPAEAKKACEWLRATGFPQYARLFEEGSFPLDIGSVKKDHGFLDEDSLGALCRLLWNPAIEGPVLLNLRIPLLPSRKPFLTAPPPFMEVPCLTLCVLLCLLPTLSLNLCDFCSGLFPHLRLMTLNNCASMKLEVHFQCKQNEDPEEEEQCTISSHWAFQRESKRWSRMGSSDLLAPPSPGLPVTSSCESVLTELSATSLPAITVSLPPEPVDLPLLGCAPSPSDQSLLSPPQGQEGPQDKAKKHRSHSFLKHLESLRRREKGGRQQAEPERIPATSEKVTKASSVRSCRGFLLSGFYRGKNRAATLASGGGAETQRAGEAWPVATFWHPLREHRGDCLVHVPGDHKPGTFPRSLSIESLCPEDGHRLADWQPGRCWGYDRRRGSCGSTGSLASTYDNLPELYPAEPILAGAEAEDEEEGRGSYTHLDNILHHVWGLQQQVELWSQAMYPDLGPGAKEEEEDETEEEEATSLVEIATVEVEDQAEALACGESPAQAKVQPVAPAQAQAPAKAELLAQVETLDSAQDIEQEAHSGGEPTSASSLSVDGGHSISDTVASSSELDTSGNSMNEAEAAGSMAGLQASLTLERRDSGVGASLTRPCRKLHWHSFQNSHRPSLNSESLEINRQFAGQISLLHKGSLLRLTAFMEKYTVPHKQGWVWSVPKFMKRNKTPDYRGQHVFGVPPLIHVQRTGQPLPQSIQQAMRYLRSQCLDQVGIFRKSGVKSRIQNLRQMNEASPDNVCYEGQSAYDVADLLKQYFRDLPEPIFTSKLTTTFLQIYQFLPKDQWLAATQAATLLLPDENREVLQTLLYFLSDIASAEENQMTAGNLAVCLAPSIFHLNVSKKDSPSPRVRSKHSLVGRPGPRDLSENMAATQGLSHMISDCKKLFQVPQDMVLQLCGSYSAAELSPPGPALAELRRAQAAGMSLSLYMEESIQELLRDAAERFKGWMSVPGPQHTELACRKALDGHPLHMWKASTEVAAPPAVVLHRVLRERALWDEDLLRAQVLEALMPGVELYHYVTDSMAPHPCRDFVVLRMWRSDLPRGGCLLVSQSLDPEQPVPELGVRALMLTSQYLMEPCGLGRSRLTHICRADLRGRSPDWYNKVFGHLCAMEVAKIRDSFPTLKATGPETKL, from the exons CTGAGGCCAAAAAAGCTTGTGAGTGGCTCCGTGCAACAGGATTCCCTCAGTATGCTCGGCTGTTTGAAG AAGGTTCATTTCCCCTGGATATTGGCTCTGTGAAGAAGGACCACGGTTTTCTGGACGAGGACTCTTTGGGGGCCCTGTGCAG ACTGCTGTGGAATCCTGCGATAGAAGGCCCTGTTCTACTCAACCTcagaatcccattgctgccttccAGGAAGCCTTTTCTGACTGCACCCCCTCCCTTCATGGAAGTTCCTTGTCTTACCCTCTGTGTTCTTCTCTGCCTTCTGCCTACTCTGTCCTTGAACCTGTGCGATTTCTGTAGTGGtttatttccacatct GAGGCTGATGACCTTGAACAATTGTGCCTCGATGAAACTGGAGGTTCATTTTCAATGCAAGCAG AATGAAGACCCAGAAGAGGAAGAGCAGTGTACCATCAGCAGCCACTGGGCCTTCCAGCGGGAAAGTAAACGCTGGTCTCGCATGGGCTCCTCTGACTTGCTGGCCCCACCGAGCCCTGGCCTGCCAGTGACTTCAAGCTGTGAGAGTGTCCTCACTGAGCTTAGTGCCACCTCCCTGCCAGCCATCACCGTGAGCCTACCGCCTGAGCCAGTGGACCTGCCCTTGCTAGGCTGTGCCCCCAGCCCGAGTGACCAGTCCCTTCTCAGCCCCCCTCAGGGCCAGGAGGGTCCCCAGGACAAAGCCAAGAAGCACCGTTCCCATAGCTTCCTCAAGCACCTTGAGTCTCTGAGGCGGAGGGAAAAGGGTGGCAGGCAGCAAGCAGAGCCTGAGCGTATCCCAGCCACCTCAGAGAAGGTCACAAAAGCCTCATCTGTCCGCAGTTGCCGTGGCTTCCTCTTATCTGGATTTTACAGAGGCAAGAACCGGGCAGCCACCTTAGCCAGTGGTGGTGGTGCTGAGACTCAGAGGGCCGGGGAAGCCTGGCCTGTGGCCACGTTCTGGCATCCTCTGCGGGAACACCGGGGTGACTGCCTGGTGCATGTGCCCGGGGACCACAAACCAGGCACATTCCCACGTTCCCTGTCCATTGAGAGCCTATGTCCTGAGGACGGACATCGCCTGGCAGATTGGCAGCCAGGAAGGTGCTGGGGCTATGACAGGCGCCGGGGCTCCTGTGGCTCAACGGGCAGCCTTGCCAGCACCTATGACAACTTGCCCGAGCTATACCCAGCTGAGCCTATACTGGCTGGGGCCGAGGCCGAAGATGAGGAGGAGGGTAGGGGCAGCTACACCCACCTAGACAACATCCTCCATCATGTGTGGGGACTGCAGCAACAGGTAGAGCTCTGGTCTCAGGCCATGTACCCAGACCTGGGGCCTGGAGctaaggaagaggaagaagatgagacagaagaggaagaggcCACTTCTTTGGTAGAAATAGCCACAGTTGAGGTTGAAGACCAGGCAGAGGCTCTGGCCTGTGGAGagtccccagcccaggccaaAGTGCAGCCAGTAGCCCCAGCTCAGGCTCAGGCTCCAGCCAAAGCTGAGCTATTGGCACAGGTAGAGACCCTGGACTCGGCCCAGGACATTGAGCAGGAGGCACATTCAGGTGGGGAACCCACCTCTGCCTCTAGCCTGTCTGTGGATGGAGGACACTCCATTTCTGACACTGTGGCCTCCTCCAGTGAACTTGACACTAGTGGGAACTCCATGAATGAGGCTGAGGCTGCAGGGTCCATGGCTGGACTACAGGCATCACTGACCCTTGAACGGCGTGATTCAGGAGTTGGGGCCTCACTTACCAGGCCCTGCAG GAAGCTCCATTGGCACAGCTTCCAGaactcccacaggcccagcctcAACTCGGAGTCACTGGAGATCAACCGGCAATTTGCAGGCCAGATCAGCCTCCTGCACAAGGGCTCTCTGCTGCGGCTCACCGCCTTCATGGAGAAGtacactgtgccccacaaacaGGGCTGGGTTTG GTCAGTGCCCAAGTTCATGAAAAGGAACAAGACCCCAGACTACCGGGGACAGCACGTATTTGGGGTGCCACCCCTCATCCATGTGCAGCGCACTGGCCAACCACTGCCACAGAGCATTCAGCAAGCCATGCGCTACCTGCGCAGCCAGTGCTTGGACCAG GTGGGCATCTTCCGCAAGTCTGGGGTCAAGTCCCGGATCCAGAACCTGCGCCAAATGAATGAGGCCTCCCCTGACAATGTCTGCTATGAGGGCCAGTCGGCCTATGATGTGGCTGACCTGCTAAAGCAGTATTTCCGGGACCTACCTGAGCCCATCTTCACCAGCAAGCTCACCACTACTTTCCTGCAGATCTACCAGT TCCTCCCCAAAGATCAGTGGTTGGCAGCCACACAAGCTGCTACCTTGCTGCTTCCTGATGAGAACCGAGAGGTGCTACAGACCCTGCTCTACTTCCTAAGTGACATTGCCTCTGCTGAGGAAAACCAGATGACAGCTGGCAACCTGGCAGTGTGTTTGGCACCCTCCATCTTCCATCTCAATGTCTCCAAGAAGGATAGCCCCTCACCCAG GGTCAGGAGCAAACACAGCCTGGTTGGCCGGCCAGGCCCTAGGGACCTGAGTGAGAACATGGCTGCCACCCAGGGCCTATCACACATGATCAGTGACTGCAAGAAACTTTTCCAG GTGCCCCAGGACATGGTGTTGCAACTTTGTGGCTCCTACAGTGCAGCTGAGCTCAGCCCTCCCGGTCCAGCCCTGGCTGAGCTGCGGCGAGCCCAAGCGGCTGGGATGAGCCTGAGCCTCTACATGGAGGAGAGCATCCAGGAGCTGCTGCGTGATGCTGCTGAGCGTTTCAAGGGCTGGATGAGTGTGCCAGGGCCCCAGCATACAGAGCTGGCTTGCAGGAAG GCACTGGATGGGCACCCCCTGCATATGTGGAAGGCGTCCACAGAGGTGGCAGCCCCTCCAGCCGTGGTGCTACATCGTGTTCTACGGGAGCGGGCCCTTTGGGATGAGGACCTGCTGCGGGCCCAGGTGCTGGAAGCCCTGATGCCGGGTGTGGAGCTGTACCACTATGTTACCGACAGCATGGCACCCCACCCCTGCCGCGACTTCGTGGTGCTCCG GATGTGGCGCTCAGATCTGCCTCGGGGGGGTTGCCTGCTTGTCTCCCAGTCCCTGGACCCTGAGCAACCTGTGCCGGAGTTGGGGGTACGGGCCCTCATGCTCACTTCCCAGTATCTCATGGAGCCTTGTGGCCTGGGCCGCTCTCGGCTCACTCACATCTGCCGTGCTGATCTCAG GGGCCGTTCTCCTGACTGGTACAACAAAGTCTTTGGGCACCTGTGTGCCATGGAAGTGGCAAAGATCCGGGACTCCTTCCCCACACTGAAGGCAACTGGTCCTGAGACAAAGCTGTGA
- the STARD8 gene encoding stAR-related lipid transfer protein 8 isoform X1, with translation MAEARGWGPALRLPKPRTWTPWGMKGARWDPPRWKPEAEAKKACEWLRATGFPQYARLFEEGSFPLDIGSVKKDHGFLDEDSLGALCRLLWNPAIEGPVLLNLRIPLLPSRKPFLTAPPPFMEVPCLTLCVLLCLLPTLSLNLCDFCSGLFPHLRLMTLNNCASMKLEVHFQCKQNEDPEEEEQCTISSHWAFQRESKRWSRMGSSDLLAPPSPGLPVTSSCESVLTELSATSLPAITVSLPPEPVDLPLLGCAPSPSDQSLLSPPQGQEGPQDKAKKHRSHSFLKHLESLRRREKGGRQQAEPERIPATSEKVTKASSVRSCRGFLLSGFYRGKNRAATLASGGGAETQRAGEAWPVATFWHPLREHRGDCLVHVPGDHKPGTFPRSLSIESLCPEDGHRLADWQPGRCWGYDRRRGSCGSTGSLASTYDNLPELYPAEPILAGAEAEDEEEGRGSYTHLDNILHHVWGLQQQVELWSQAMYPDLGPGAKEEEEDETEEEEATSLVEIATVEVEDQAEALACGESPAQAKVQPVAPAQAQAPAKAELLAQVETLDSAQDIEQEAHSGGEPTSASSLSVDGGHSISDTVASSSELDTSGNSMNEAEAAGSMAGLQASLTLERRDSGVGASLTRPCRKLHWHSFQNSHRPSLNSESLEINRQFAGQISLLHKGSLLRLTAFMEKYTVPHKQGWVWSVPKFMKRNKTPDYRGQHVFGVPPLIHVQRTGQPLPQSIQQAMRYLRSQCLDQVGIFRKSGVKSRIQNLRQMNEASPDNVCYEGQSAYDVADLLKQYFRDLPEPIFTSKLTTTFLQIYQFLPKDQWLAATQAATLLLPDENREVLQTLLYFLSDIASAEENQMTAGNLAVCLAPSIFHLNVSKKDSPSPRVRSKHSLVGRPGPRDLSENMAATQGLSHMISDCKKLFQVPQDMVLQLCGSYSAAELSPPGPALAELRRAQAAGMSLSLYMEESIQELLRDAAERFKGWMSVPGPQHTELACRKALDGHPLHMWKASTEVAAPPAVVLHRVLRERALWDEDLLRAQVLEALMPGVELYHYVTDSMAPHPCRDFVVLRMWRSDLPRGGCLLVSQSLDPEQPVPELGVRALMLTSQYLMEPCGLGRSRLTHICRADLRGRSPDWYNKVFGHLCAMEVAKIRDSFPTLKATGPETKL, from the exons AAGCTGAGGCCAAAAAAGCTTGTGAGTGGCTCCGTGCAACAGGATTCCCTCAGTATGCTCGGCTGTTTGAAG AAGGTTCATTTCCCCTGGATATTGGCTCTGTGAAGAAGGACCACGGTTTTCTGGACGAGGACTCTTTGGGGGCCCTGTGCAG ACTGCTGTGGAATCCTGCGATAGAAGGCCCTGTTCTACTCAACCTcagaatcccattgctgccttccAGGAAGCCTTTTCTGACTGCACCCCCTCCCTTCATGGAAGTTCCTTGTCTTACCCTCTGTGTTCTTCTCTGCCTTCTGCCTACTCTGTCCTTGAACCTGTGCGATTTCTGTAGTGGtttatttccacatct GAGGCTGATGACCTTGAACAATTGTGCCTCGATGAAACTGGAGGTTCATTTTCAATGCAAGCAG AATGAAGACCCAGAAGAGGAAGAGCAGTGTACCATCAGCAGCCACTGGGCCTTCCAGCGGGAAAGTAAACGCTGGTCTCGCATGGGCTCCTCTGACTTGCTGGCCCCACCGAGCCCTGGCCTGCCAGTGACTTCAAGCTGTGAGAGTGTCCTCACTGAGCTTAGTGCCACCTCCCTGCCAGCCATCACCGTGAGCCTACCGCCTGAGCCAGTGGACCTGCCCTTGCTAGGCTGTGCCCCCAGCCCGAGTGACCAGTCCCTTCTCAGCCCCCCTCAGGGCCAGGAGGGTCCCCAGGACAAAGCCAAGAAGCACCGTTCCCATAGCTTCCTCAAGCACCTTGAGTCTCTGAGGCGGAGGGAAAAGGGTGGCAGGCAGCAAGCAGAGCCTGAGCGTATCCCAGCCACCTCAGAGAAGGTCACAAAAGCCTCATCTGTCCGCAGTTGCCGTGGCTTCCTCTTATCTGGATTTTACAGAGGCAAGAACCGGGCAGCCACCTTAGCCAGTGGTGGTGGTGCTGAGACTCAGAGGGCCGGGGAAGCCTGGCCTGTGGCCACGTTCTGGCATCCTCTGCGGGAACACCGGGGTGACTGCCTGGTGCATGTGCCCGGGGACCACAAACCAGGCACATTCCCACGTTCCCTGTCCATTGAGAGCCTATGTCCTGAGGACGGACATCGCCTGGCAGATTGGCAGCCAGGAAGGTGCTGGGGCTATGACAGGCGCCGGGGCTCCTGTGGCTCAACGGGCAGCCTTGCCAGCACCTATGACAACTTGCCCGAGCTATACCCAGCTGAGCCTATACTGGCTGGGGCCGAGGCCGAAGATGAGGAGGAGGGTAGGGGCAGCTACACCCACCTAGACAACATCCTCCATCATGTGTGGGGACTGCAGCAACAGGTAGAGCTCTGGTCTCAGGCCATGTACCCAGACCTGGGGCCTGGAGctaaggaagaggaagaagatgagacagaagaggaagaggcCACTTCTTTGGTAGAAATAGCCACAGTTGAGGTTGAAGACCAGGCAGAGGCTCTGGCCTGTGGAGagtccccagcccaggccaaAGTGCAGCCAGTAGCCCCAGCTCAGGCTCAGGCTCCAGCCAAAGCTGAGCTATTGGCACAGGTAGAGACCCTGGACTCGGCCCAGGACATTGAGCAGGAGGCACATTCAGGTGGGGAACCCACCTCTGCCTCTAGCCTGTCTGTGGATGGAGGACACTCCATTTCTGACACTGTGGCCTCCTCCAGTGAACTTGACACTAGTGGGAACTCCATGAATGAGGCTGAGGCTGCAGGGTCCATGGCTGGACTACAGGCATCACTGACCCTTGAACGGCGTGATTCAGGAGTTGGGGCCTCACTTACCAGGCCCTGCAG GAAGCTCCATTGGCACAGCTTCCAGaactcccacaggcccagcctcAACTCGGAGTCACTGGAGATCAACCGGCAATTTGCAGGCCAGATCAGCCTCCTGCACAAGGGCTCTCTGCTGCGGCTCACCGCCTTCATGGAGAAGtacactgtgccccacaaacaGGGCTGGGTTTG GTCAGTGCCCAAGTTCATGAAAAGGAACAAGACCCCAGACTACCGGGGACAGCACGTATTTGGGGTGCCACCCCTCATCCATGTGCAGCGCACTGGCCAACCACTGCCACAGAGCATTCAGCAAGCCATGCGCTACCTGCGCAGCCAGTGCTTGGACCAG GTGGGCATCTTCCGCAAGTCTGGGGTCAAGTCCCGGATCCAGAACCTGCGCCAAATGAATGAGGCCTCCCCTGACAATGTCTGCTATGAGGGCCAGTCGGCCTATGATGTGGCTGACCTGCTAAAGCAGTATTTCCGGGACCTACCTGAGCCCATCTTCACCAGCAAGCTCACCACTACTTTCCTGCAGATCTACCAGT TCCTCCCCAAAGATCAGTGGTTGGCAGCCACACAAGCTGCTACCTTGCTGCTTCCTGATGAGAACCGAGAGGTGCTACAGACCCTGCTCTACTTCCTAAGTGACATTGCCTCTGCTGAGGAAAACCAGATGACAGCTGGCAACCTGGCAGTGTGTTTGGCACCCTCCATCTTCCATCTCAATGTCTCCAAGAAGGATAGCCCCTCACCCAG GGTCAGGAGCAAACACAGCCTGGTTGGCCGGCCAGGCCCTAGGGACCTGAGTGAGAACATGGCTGCCACCCAGGGCCTATCACACATGATCAGTGACTGCAAGAAACTTTTCCAG GTGCCCCAGGACATGGTGTTGCAACTTTGTGGCTCCTACAGTGCAGCTGAGCTCAGCCCTCCCGGTCCAGCCCTGGCTGAGCTGCGGCGAGCCCAAGCGGCTGGGATGAGCCTGAGCCTCTACATGGAGGAGAGCATCCAGGAGCTGCTGCGTGATGCTGCTGAGCGTTTCAAGGGCTGGATGAGTGTGCCAGGGCCCCAGCATACAGAGCTGGCTTGCAGGAAG GCACTGGATGGGCACCCCCTGCATATGTGGAAGGCGTCCACAGAGGTGGCAGCCCCTCCAGCCGTGGTGCTACATCGTGTTCTACGGGAGCGGGCCCTTTGGGATGAGGACCTGCTGCGGGCCCAGGTGCTGGAAGCCCTGATGCCGGGTGTGGAGCTGTACCACTATGTTACCGACAGCATGGCACCCCACCCCTGCCGCGACTTCGTGGTGCTCCG GATGTGGCGCTCAGATCTGCCTCGGGGGGGTTGCCTGCTTGTCTCCCAGTCCCTGGACCCTGAGCAACCTGTGCCGGAGTTGGGGGTACGGGCCCTCATGCTCACTTCCCAGTATCTCATGGAGCCTTGTGGCCTGGGCCGCTCTCGGCTCACTCACATCTGCCGTGCTGATCTCAG GGGCCGTTCTCCTGACTGGTACAACAAAGTCTTTGGGCACCTGTGTGCCATGGAAGTGGCAAAGATCCGGGACTCCTTCCCCACACTGAAGGCAACTGGTCCTGAGACAAAGCTGTGA
- the STARD8 gene encoding stAR-related lipid transfer protein 8 isoform X5 has product MEVPCLTLCVLLCLLPTLSLNLCDFCSGLFPHLRLMTLNNCASMKLEVHFQCKQNEDPEEEEQCTISSHWAFQRESKRWSRMGSSDLLAPPSPGLPVTSSCESVLTELSATSLPAITVSLPPEPVDLPLLGCAPSPSDQSLLSPPQGQEGPQDKAKKHRSHSFLKHLESLRRREKGGRQQAEPERIPATSEKVTKASSVRSCRGFLLSGFYRGKNRAATLASGGGAETQRAGEAWPVATFWHPLREHRGDCLVHVPGDHKPGTFPRSLSIESLCPEDGHRLADWQPGRCWGYDRRRGSCGSTGSLASTYDNLPELYPAEPILAGAEAEDEEEGRGSYTHLDNILHHVWGLQQQVELWSQAMYPDLGPGAKEEEEDETEEEEATSLVEIATVEVEDQAEALACGESPAQAKVQPVAPAQAQAPAKAELLAQVETLDSAQDIEQEAHSGGEPTSASSLSVDGGHSISDTVASSSELDTSGNSMNEAEAAGSMAGLQASLTLERRDSGVGASLTRPCRKLHWHSFQNSHRPSLNSESLEINRQFAGQISLLHKGSLLRLTAFMEKYTVPHKQGWVWSVPKFMKRNKTPDYRGQHVFGVPPLIHVQRTGQPLPQSIQQAMRYLRSQCLDQVGIFRKSGVKSRIQNLRQMNEASPDNVCYEGQSAYDVADLLKQYFRDLPEPIFTSKLTTTFLQIYQFLPKDQWLAATQAATLLLPDENREVLQTLLYFLSDIASAEENQMTAGNLAVCLAPSIFHLNVSKKDSPSPRVRSKHSLVGRPGPRDLSENMAATQGLSHMISDCKKLFQVPQDMVLQLCGSYSAAELSPPGPALAELRRAQAAGMSLSLYMEESIQELLRDAAERFKGWMSVPGPQHTELACRKALDGHPLHMWKASTEVAAPPAVVLHRVLRERALWDEDLLRAQVLEALMPGVELYHYVTDSMAPHPCRDFVVLRMWRSDLPRGGCLLVSQSLDPEQPVPELGVRALMLTSQYLMEPCGLGRSRLTHICRADLRGRSPDWYNKVFGHLCAMEVAKIRDSFPTLKATGPETKL; this is encoded by the exons ATGGAAGTTCCTTGTCTTACCCTCTGTGTTCTTCTCTGCCTTCTGCCTACTCTGTCCTTGAACCTGTGCGATTTCTGTAGTGGtttatttccacatct GAGGCTGATGACCTTGAACAATTGTGCCTCGATGAAACTGGAGGTTCATTTTCAATGCAAGCAG AATGAAGACCCAGAAGAGGAAGAGCAGTGTACCATCAGCAGCCACTGGGCCTTCCAGCGGGAAAGTAAACGCTGGTCTCGCATGGGCTCCTCTGACTTGCTGGCCCCACCGAGCCCTGGCCTGCCAGTGACTTCAAGCTGTGAGAGTGTCCTCACTGAGCTTAGTGCCACCTCCCTGCCAGCCATCACCGTGAGCCTACCGCCTGAGCCAGTGGACCTGCCCTTGCTAGGCTGTGCCCCCAGCCCGAGTGACCAGTCCCTTCTCAGCCCCCCTCAGGGCCAGGAGGGTCCCCAGGACAAAGCCAAGAAGCACCGTTCCCATAGCTTCCTCAAGCACCTTGAGTCTCTGAGGCGGAGGGAAAAGGGTGGCAGGCAGCAAGCAGAGCCTGAGCGTATCCCAGCCACCTCAGAGAAGGTCACAAAAGCCTCATCTGTCCGCAGTTGCCGTGGCTTCCTCTTATCTGGATTTTACAGAGGCAAGAACCGGGCAGCCACCTTAGCCAGTGGTGGTGGTGCTGAGACTCAGAGGGCCGGGGAAGCCTGGCCTGTGGCCACGTTCTGGCATCCTCTGCGGGAACACCGGGGTGACTGCCTGGTGCATGTGCCCGGGGACCACAAACCAGGCACATTCCCACGTTCCCTGTCCATTGAGAGCCTATGTCCTGAGGACGGACATCGCCTGGCAGATTGGCAGCCAGGAAGGTGCTGGGGCTATGACAGGCGCCGGGGCTCCTGTGGCTCAACGGGCAGCCTTGCCAGCACCTATGACAACTTGCCCGAGCTATACCCAGCTGAGCCTATACTGGCTGGGGCCGAGGCCGAAGATGAGGAGGAGGGTAGGGGCAGCTACACCCACCTAGACAACATCCTCCATCATGTGTGGGGACTGCAGCAACAGGTAGAGCTCTGGTCTCAGGCCATGTACCCAGACCTGGGGCCTGGAGctaaggaagaggaagaagatgagacagaagaggaagaggcCACTTCTTTGGTAGAAATAGCCACAGTTGAGGTTGAAGACCAGGCAGAGGCTCTGGCCTGTGGAGagtccccagcccaggccaaAGTGCAGCCAGTAGCCCCAGCTCAGGCTCAGGCTCCAGCCAAAGCTGAGCTATTGGCACAGGTAGAGACCCTGGACTCGGCCCAGGACATTGAGCAGGAGGCACATTCAGGTGGGGAACCCACCTCTGCCTCTAGCCTGTCTGTGGATGGAGGACACTCCATTTCTGACACTGTGGCCTCCTCCAGTGAACTTGACACTAGTGGGAACTCCATGAATGAGGCTGAGGCTGCAGGGTCCATGGCTGGACTACAGGCATCACTGACCCTTGAACGGCGTGATTCAGGAGTTGGGGCCTCACTTACCAGGCCCTGCAG GAAGCTCCATTGGCACAGCTTCCAGaactcccacaggcccagcctcAACTCGGAGTCACTGGAGATCAACCGGCAATTTGCAGGCCAGATCAGCCTCCTGCACAAGGGCTCTCTGCTGCGGCTCACCGCCTTCATGGAGAAGtacactgtgccccacaaacaGGGCTGGGTTTG GTCAGTGCCCAAGTTCATGAAAAGGAACAAGACCCCAGACTACCGGGGACAGCACGTATTTGGGGTGCCACCCCTCATCCATGTGCAGCGCACTGGCCAACCACTGCCACAGAGCATTCAGCAAGCCATGCGCTACCTGCGCAGCCAGTGCTTGGACCAG GTGGGCATCTTCCGCAAGTCTGGGGTCAAGTCCCGGATCCAGAACCTGCGCCAAATGAATGAGGCCTCCCCTGACAATGTCTGCTATGAGGGCCAGTCGGCCTATGATGTGGCTGACCTGCTAAAGCAGTATTTCCGGGACCTACCTGAGCCCATCTTCACCAGCAAGCTCACCACTACTTTCCTGCAGATCTACCAGT TCCTCCCCAAAGATCAGTGGTTGGCAGCCACACAAGCTGCTACCTTGCTGCTTCCTGATGAGAACCGAGAGGTGCTACAGACCCTGCTCTACTTCCTAAGTGACATTGCCTCTGCTGAGGAAAACCAGATGACAGCTGGCAACCTGGCAGTGTGTTTGGCACCCTCCATCTTCCATCTCAATGTCTCCAAGAAGGATAGCCCCTCACCCAG GGTCAGGAGCAAACACAGCCTGGTTGGCCGGCCAGGCCCTAGGGACCTGAGTGAGAACATGGCTGCCACCCAGGGCCTATCACACATGATCAGTGACTGCAAGAAACTTTTCCAG GTGCCCCAGGACATGGTGTTGCAACTTTGTGGCTCCTACAGTGCAGCTGAGCTCAGCCCTCCCGGTCCAGCCCTGGCTGAGCTGCGGCGAGCCCAAGCGGCTGGGATGAGCCTGAGCCTCTACATGGAGGAGAGCATCCAGGAGCTGCTGCGTGATGCTGCTGAGCGTTTCAAGGGCTGGATGAGTGTGCCAGGGCCCCAGCATACAGAGCTGGCTTGCAGGAAG GCACTGGATGGGCACCCCCTGCATATGTGGAAGGCGTCCACAGAGGTGGCAGCCCCTCCAGCCGTGGTGCTACATCGTGTTCTACGGGAGCGGGCCCTTTGGGATGAGGACCTGCTGCGGGCCCAGGTGCTGGAAGCCCTGATGCCGGGTGTGGAGCTGTACCACTATGTTACCGACAGCATGGCACCCCACCCCTGCCGCGACTTCGTGGTGCTCCG GATGTGGCGCTCAGATCTGCCTCGGGGGGGTTGCCTGCTTGTCTCCCAGTCCCTGGACCCTGAGCAACCTGTGCCGGAGTTGGGGGTACGGGCCCTCATGCTCACTTCCCAGTATCTCATGGAGCCTTGTGGCCTGGGCCGCTCTCGGCTCACTCACATCTGCCGTGCTGATCTCAG GGGCCGTTCTCCTGACTGGTACAACAAAGTCTTTGGGCACCTGTGTGCCATGGAAGTGGCAAAGATCCGGGACTCCTTCCCCACACTGAAGGCAACTGGTCCTGAGACAAAGCTGTGA